One window of Bos indicus isolate NIAB-ARS_2022 breed Sahiwal x Tharparkar chromosome 18, NIAB-ARS_B.indTharparkar_mat_pri_1.0, whole genome shotgun sequence genomic DNA carries:
- the LOC109573061 gene encoding zinc finger protein 34-like, protein MKPGDGEVDPGEPPDCLGFDPSHLRTHPEDAEDPEEEAPGGAKAESGTLVQLIDEHGAYSTARLVPDGSVEERSEKRGPGLLGAGSEGWEGLARPRRFSCAACGKAFKRAWELLSHEVVHTVARPFRCGLCAAAFKRHSDCKSHRLVHSDERPHGCDACGKRFKRASNLQEHRRIHTGERPFPCQSCPKRFKTPYELHRHEPLHAPSRPFPCPDCGKAFAAGPALLLHRRQHCVDKPHACGVCGKRFTHSHSLRVHERVHTGDRPFVCPLCAKAFKQSNALASHRRVHSGERPYRCATCGKAFKQSSYLAIHRRTHTGERPYPCDACGKAFSRPSLLLQHRRVHSPVRPHACRFCPRHFKDLNYRAVHERLHTGDTPYKCGLCGKGFAHPSNLLQHQSVHPDG, encoded by the exons ATGAAGCCGGGAGATGGAGAAGTGGATCCCGGAGAACCCCCAGACTGTCTGGGGTTTGATCCATCTCACCTGAGGACACACCCTGAGGATGCTGAGGACCCAGAAGAAGAG GCGCCCGGAGGAGCCAAGGCGGAGTCGGGGACCCTGGTGCAGCTCATCGACGAGCACGGGGCGTACTCGACCGCGCGCCTGGTGCCCGACGGTTCCGTGGAGGAGCGCTCCGAGAAGAGGGGGCCAGGCTTGCTCGGCGCCGGCTCTgagggctgggaggggctggcaCGGCCCAGGCGATTCAGCTGCGCCGCCTGCGGGAAAGCCTTCAAGCGCGCGTGGGAGCTGCTGAGCCACGAGGTGGTGCACACGGTCGCGCGGCCCTTCCGCTGTGGTCTGTGCGCGGCCGCCTTCAAACGCCACTCGGACTGCAAGAGTCACCGGCTGGTGCACAGCGACGAGCGGCCGCACGGCTGCGACGCCTGCGGCAAGCGCTTCAAGCGAGCCAGCAACCTACAG GAGCACCGCCGCATCCACACGGGCGAGCGTCCCTTCCCCTGCCAGTCCTGCCCAAAGCGCTTCAAGACCCCCTACGAGCTGCATCGCCACGAGCCGCTGCACGCTCCCTCGAGGCCCTTCCCCTGCCCGGACTGCGGCAAGGCCTTCGCGGCAGGGCCGGCCCTGCTTCTCCACCGGCGGCAGCACTGCGTAGACAAGCCGCACGCGTGCGGGGTGTGCGGCAAGCGCTTCACCCACAGTCACAGCCTGCGGGTGCACGAGCGTGTGCACACGGGCGATCGGCCCTTCGTGTGCCCGCTGTGCGCCAAGGCCTTCAAGCAGTCCAACGCGCTGGCCTCTCACCGCCGCGTGCATTCGGGGGAGCGGCCCTACCGGTGCGCCACGTGCGGCAAGGCTTTCAAGCAATCGTCCTACCTTGCCATCCACCGGCGCACGCACACAGGCGAGCGGCCCTACCCCTGCGACGCCTGCGGCAAAGCCTTCTCCAGGCCCTCGCTGCTCCTGCAGCATCGCCGGGTGCACAGCCCCGTGCGCCCCCACGCCTGTCGCTTCTGCCCCAGGCACTTCAAGGACCTGAACTACCGCGCAGTCCACGAGAGGCTGCACACGGGAGACACGCCCTACAAGTGTGGTCTCTGTGGCAAGGGCTTCGCGCATCCCAGCAACCTGCTGCAGCATCAGAGCGTGCACCCGgatgggtga